In a single window of the Anaerocolumna cellulosilytica genome:
- a CDS encoding sulfurtransferase-like selenium metabolism protein YedF, producing MSEIIIINSECMGKGNEELGKTLIGAFLRKLWAQEKKLSNIILYNSAVKLIADGSVVLDAMDGLFSAGVDILACGTCVEFYQLKNSIKTGRISSIDEICALIMHADKVITI from the coding sequence ATGAGTGAAATTATTATAATCAATAGCGAATGTATGGGAAAAGGAAATGAGGAGCTTGGCAAGACACTAATAGGTGCATTTTTAAGAAAACTCTGGGCGCAGGAGAAGAAGCTGAGTAATATTATACTGTATAATTCAGCAGTAAAGCTTATAGCGGACGGCTCTGTAGTATTAGATGCCATGGATGGGCTGTTCAGTGCAGGAGTAGATATATTAGCCTGTGGAACCTGTGTAGAATTTTATCAGTTAAAAAACAGCATAAAAACTGGGCGTATCAGCAGCATAGATGAAATTTGTGCTTTGATAATGCATGCCGATAAGGTTATAACAATATAA
- the yqeC gene encoding selenium cofactor biosynthesis protein YqeC: MQLTEALNLVPDGKGTMISFVGGGGKTSSLFALAYELAGAGKKVLVTTTTAMYNPVGACHPNITILGEYITTEGKLKGITKERTDEIYKLNSYDYILAEADGSRGRPIKAPAEHEPVIPRNTGILIGVIGMDAFGKELSAAYVHRPEILSELTGAGLWDRVNEEVIVKLVSHPLGLFKACPLGADKILLLNKILEDGTKDAARKIGYKVLEACYSIDRVILGAVQEEEPVKEIVLR; the protein is encoded by the coding sequence ATGCAACTCACAGAAGCACTTAATCTGGTGCCGGATGGCAAAGGGACAATGATTAGTTTTGTGGGAGGTGGTGGTAAAACATCCTCTCTTTTTGCACTTGCCTATGAACTGGCAGGAGCAGGGAAGAAGGTATTAGTAACTACTACGACTGCAATGTATAACCCGGTGGGAGCATGTCACCCAAATATTACCATACTAGGAGAGTATATAACCACAGAAGGAAAGCTAAAAGGCATTACGAAAGAAAGGACAGATGAGATTTATAAGTTGAACAGCTATGATTATATCCTCGCAGAAGCGGATGGATCCAGAGGCAGGCCCATAAAAGCACCGGCAGAACATGAGCCCGTAATACCAAGAAATACTGGCATTTTAATTGGTGTAATAGGAATGGATGCTTTTGGGAAAGAACTATCGGCGGCTTATGTCCACCGACCCGAAATTCTAAGCGAGTTGACCGGAGCAGGTCTTTGGGATAGGGTCAATGAAGAGGTGATAGTAAAGCTTGTATCACATCCATTGGGACTTTTTAAGGCGTGTCCATTAGGAGCTGATAAAATACTTCTTCTTAACAAAATTCTTGAGGATGGGACAAAAGATGCGGCCAGAAAGATAGGGTATAAGGTACTTGAGGCCTGTTATAGTATTGATAGGGTCATATTGGGAGCTGTTCAGGAAGAAGAACCTGTAAAAGAAATAGTACTGAGGTGA
- a CDS encoding nucleotidyltransferase family protein produces the protein MIAVILAAGLSKRFGGKKLLKEIQGKAMVLHVTDLVGNMDFEQRILVYSDEAVLNKVKDSCGCAYDYQFFYNRQAEKGLSTSIRLALETLAGDNKDTGIIFFVADQPFVDETTVKVLCEAYNEGKGSIIVPLYGQNRGNPVVFSNKWIEQLKNLEGDVGGRIIIRENPKEVWEVPLVDDRIGRDIDTIEDYHALFR, from the coding sequence ATGATTGCGGTTATATTAGCAGCCGGTTTATCTAAACGGTTTGGTGGTAAAAAGCTTTTGAAAGAAATACAGGGAAAAGCGATGGTACTCCATGTGACAGACCTTGTAGGTAATATGGACTTTGAACAGAGGATTTTGGTTTATTCCGATGAAGCAGTGTTAAATAAAGTAAAGGATAGTTGCGGATGTGCTTATGACTATCAATTTTTCTATAATAGGCAGGCAGAGAAGGGATTAAGTACATCTATAAGACTTGCCTTGGAAACTCTAGCAGGCGATAACAAAGACACCGGCATTATCTTCTTTGTTGCGGATCAGCCTTTTGTAGATGAAACTACGGTAAAAGTTCTATGTGAAGCTTATAATGAGGGAAAGGGCTCGATAATCGTTCCTTTGTATGGTCAAAATAGAGGAAACCCGGTGGTCTTTTCAAATAAATGGATAGAACAGCTTAAAAATCTGGAAGGTGATGTAGGCGGACGTATTATCATAAGAGAGAATCCGAAAGAGGTATGGGAGGTTCCTCTTGTTGATGATAGAATAGGCAGAGATATTGATACGATAGAAGACTACCACGCCCTATTTAGGTAA
- the yqeB gene encoding selenium-dependent molybdenum cofactor biosynthesis protein YqeB codes for MKIQNNLVVVRGGGDLATGVAYRLIRCGFKVIILEIEKPTVIRRTVAFAEAVYHGVAVVEGIQAIRVQNAEEAIHCVTKNMVPVVVDPAGDTLPVFKPDVLVDAILGKRNLGTRLNMAPIVVGLGPGFCAGEDVHAVIETNRGHNLGRVFLEGTAEPDTGVPGVIGGFDYQRILRAPKDGVIRTVKEICTTVQCGEVIAYVEDLPIVSHLEGVLRGLITDGLWVKKNLKVGDVDPRCKIEYCYSISDKARAIGGGVLEAILYLLKKEGTG; via the coding sequence ATGAAGATACAGAATAACCTTGTCGTGGTAAGAGGGGGAGGAGATCTGGCAACAGGAGTTGCTTATCGGTTAATTCGATGTGGTTTTAAGGTAATAATACTGGAGATAGAAAAGCCAACGGTTATACGTAGAACCGTAGCTTTTGCGGAAGCAGTATATCATGGCGTGGCTGTAGTGGAAGGTATACAGGCAATAAGAGTTCAGAATGCAGAAGAAGCCATACATTGCGTAACAAAAAATATGGTTCCGGTGGTAGTGGACCCTGCCGGGGACACGCTTCCTGTATTTAAACCTGATGTTCTGGTGGATGCGATTCTTGGGAAAAGAAATCTGGGTACCCGTCTTAATATGGCACCTATAGTAGTGGGGTTGGGGCCGGGCTTTTGTGCGGGAGAGGATGTACATGCAGTAATTGAGACCAACAGAGGGCATAATCTGGGTCGTGTTTTTCTTGAAGGGACAGCGGAGCCTGATACAGGTGTTCCGGGCGTAATCGGAGGCTTTGATTACCAAAGAATATTAAGAGCCCCTAAAGACGGAGTGATTCGAACCGTGAAGGAAATCTGTACAACAGTACAGTGCGGAGAAGTTATTGCCTATGTAGAGGATTTACCCATTGTCTCCCACCTTGAAGGGGTACTTCGTGGACTTATAACCGATGGATTGTGGGTAAAGAAAAACCTCAAAGTAGGAGATGTGGATCCCAGATGTAAAATCGAATATTGTTATTCCATATCGGATAAAGCACGTGCCATTGGAGGTGGTGTGCTTGAAGCAATTCTGTATTTATTAAAGAAAGAAGGGACCGGCTGA
- the xdh gene encoding selenium-dependent xanthine dehydrogenase — protein MKFVHINGQDYSWEIDMFLMDFLREELNITSVKNGCKEGACGTCTVIIDGKMARACIQKLSRLEGKKILTIEGFTERERAVFTYAFAVSGAVQCGFCIPGMVISGKCLIDQNPSPTREDVKQSIRTNICRCTGYKKIEDGILLAAKMFLDYSEIPDIIQTGKVGERTCRVDAVPKTLGTAKYTDDYRFEGMLYGKNVFSKYARAKIVKIDIEKALSLPGIVAVYTAKDIPGKRYIGHLAQDWPGMIDIGEETKCCGDTLAMVVANTKEQAIAAVKAVEVEYEELTPICSPEEAAKPDAPQIHGEGFMQFGKFIIPEHNLLDHEEVKRGDAKTALENAKYIAEGTFSLPPTEHAFMEPETAVGVPDGDGILVITGGQGIYDEYHEISNYLGLPMEKVRIQSAVVGGGFGGKEDMSVQHQAALCAYLTKRPVKVFFSRQESIHYHPKRHAMEIYCKIGCDENGILQGMMARLISDTGAYASLGGPVLQRACTHIGGPYNYQNIDVEGNAYYTNNPPGGAFRGFGVTQSCAVVECLMNQLAEQAGISGWEIRYRNGIKPGQCLPNGQIADNGTAMMETLNAVKEEFEYYEAHPDYYVGIASAMKNAGVGVGVPDIGRCNLKIIDGKVHTRSSAGAIGQGVQTVFMQMVCECSGLTPEDIVVEHPDTRYTPDSGTTTASRQTVFAGEAARRAALKLKMDLDKGYTLTNLEGKEYIGEFEFKTDPIGSAKTNPVSHVAYGYATQLFILDKEGKVVKVVAAHDVGRVINPLAAEGQVEGGVAMGLGYALTENFPLKDGIPQVKLGTLGLFKANQVPPIEVHLLEKNNPDIAFGAKGVGEIVCVMGAPACQNAYYKKDGVFRYKYPLENTYYRKSKA, from the coding sequence ATGAAATTCGTACACATAAACGGACAGGATTACTCATGGGAAATTGATATGTTCTTAATGGATTTTCTTAGGGAAGAACTGAATATTACATCAGTAAAGAATGGCTGTAAGGAGGGAGCCTGTGGCACCTGTACTGTTATCATAGATGGTAAAATGGCCCGTGCCTGTATTCAGAAGTTATCCAGACTTGAAGGTAAGAAGATTTTGACAATCGAGGGGTTTACAGAACGGGAAAGAGCGGTATTTACTTATGCATTTGCTGTCTCAGGGGCGGTACAGTGCGGGTTTTGCATTCCTGGTATGGTAATCAGCGGGAAATGTCTGATAGACCAAAACCCAAGCCCTACCAGAGAGGATGTAAAGCAGTCTATCCGAACAAATATATGCAGATGTACCGGTTATAAGAAAATAGAAGACGGTATACTTCTGGCAGCAAAAATGTTCTTAGATTATTCTGAAATACCAGACATAATTCAGACAGGCAAGGTAGGGGAGCGAACCTGTCGTGTGGATGCTGTACCCAAAACACTTGGGACTGCTAAATACACGGATGACTATAGATTTGAAGGTATGCTCTACGGTAAGAATGTATTCAGTAAATATGCCAGAGCGAAGATAGTAAAGATTGATATAGAAAAAGCACTATCCTTGCCGGGGATAGTTGCGGTGTATACTGCCAAGGACATTCCAGGAAAGCGTTATATCGGACATTTGGCACAGGACTGGCCGGGAATGATTGACATAGGGGAGGAAACCAAATGCTGCGGAGATACGTTAGCAATGGTAGTGGCAAATACAAAAGAGCAGGCCATAGCAGCTGTAAAGGCAGTTGAAGTAGAATATGAAGAACTTACCCCCATTTGCTCTCCGGAAGAAGCAGCAAAACCAGATGCACCGCAGATTCATGGAGAAGGGTTTATGCAGTTTGGTAAATTTATTATTCCGGAACATAATTTGCTTGACCATGAAGAAGTGAAAAGAGGTGATGCAAAAACTGCACTTGAGAACGCCAAGTATATAGCCGAGGGAACATTTTCCCTGCCGCCTACAGAACACGCCTTCATGGAGCCGGAAACAGCTGTGGGAGTCCCTGATGGAGACGGCATATTGGTGATAACAGGAGGACAAGGAATTTACGACGAATATCATGAAATCAGTAATTATCTGGGACTTCCCATGGAAAAGGTAAGGATTCAGAGTGCCGTGGTAGGTGGTGGTTTTGGCGGGAAAGAGGATATGAGTGTCCAACATCAGGCAGCTTTGTGTGCCTATCTGACAAAACGCCCTGTTAAGGTATTCTTTAGCAGACAGGAAAGCATTCATTACCATCCCAAAAGACATGCCATGGAAATTTACTGTAAAATCGGCTGTGATGAAAATGGAATCTTACAAGGTATGATGGCAAGGCTTATTTCGGATACGGGAGCATACGCTTCCCTTGGAGGTCCCGTACTGCAAAGAGCCTGTACCCATATCGGAGGACCTTACAACTACCAGAACATTGATGTGGAGGGGAATGCTTATTACACCAATAATCCTCCCGGCGGGGCATTCAGAGGTTTTGGCGTAACGCAATCCTGTGCCGTCGTAGAATGCCTTATGAACCAACTGGCAGAACAGGCAGGAATATCCGGCTGGGAGATACGCTACCGTAATGGGATTAAACCCGGTCAGTGCCTGCCAAATGGTCAGATTGCAGATAACGGCACTGCTATGATGGAGACTCTCAATGCGGTAAAAGAGGAATTTGAGTATTATGAAGCGCATCCAGATTATTATGTGGGGATAGCTTCGGCAATGAAAAATGCCGGAGTTGGGGTAGGAGTTCCAGATATCGGTCGCTGTAACTTAAAGATAATAGATGGAAAAGTTCATACCAGATCCTCCGCCGGTGCTATTGGGCAAGGAGTTCAGACTGTTTTTATGCAGATGGTATGTGAATGTAGTGGACTGACACCTGAAGATATCGTAGTGGAACACCCAGATACCAGATATACCCCGGATTCCGGTACCACAACTGCTTCTCGTCAGACCGTATTTGCCGGTGAAGCTGCCAGAAGAGCTGCTCTTAAGTTGAAGATGGATTTGGATAAGGGATATACACTTACTAATTTGGAAGGAAAAGAGTATATAGGAGAGTTTGAATTCAAGACAGATCCCATCGGTTCTGCGAAAACCAACCCGGTCAGCCACGTTGCTTATGGTTATGCCACACAGTTATTTATCCTTGATAAGGAAGGAAAGGTAGTAAAGGTAGTAGCAGCTCATGATGTAGGGAGAGTCATAAATCCCTTGGCCGCAGAGGGCCAGGTAGAAGGTGGAGTTGCCATGGGACTAGGATATGCTTTAACGGAGAATTTTCCGCTAAAAGACGGCATACCGCAGGTAAAGCTTGGAACACTGGGGCTTTTTAAGGCCAATCAAGTACCTCCCATAGAGGTACATTTACTTGAGAAAAATAACCCAGATATTGCGTTTGGTGCCAAAGGTGTAGGAGAAATCGTCTGTGTAATGGGAGCACCTGCCTGTCAGAACGCCTATTATAAGAAAGATGGTGTTTTTCGGTATAAATATCCTTTAGAAAATACGTATTATCGTAAATCCAAAGCCTGA
- a CDS encoding LOG family protein: MKNICVYLGSNPGSRVEYRESVLQLGNVLVQNNIDLVYGGSRLGLMGELSNQVLKKNGKVTGVMPKNLFPENVVNTQLTHLIYVEDMHERKKKMADLSDGFIALPGGIGTFEELFEILSWAQLGIHKKPIGLLNIKGFYDPVISLLHNTIKEGFMKESNLKLLLVSSNPAELVNMMKEYVPPVMEQKWNELKI; encoded by the coding sequence ATGAAAAATATATGTGTTTATTTAGGCTCTAACCCAGGCAGCAGAGTCGAATATAGAGAAAGCGTACTTCAATTAGGTAACGTTCTTGTACAGAATAATATAGACTTAGTCTATGGTGGTTCCCGACTTGGATTAATGGGTGAGCTTTCCAATCAAGTACTAAAAAAGAACGGTAAGGTAACCGGTGTAATGCCAAAAAACCTATTTCCTGAAAATGTTGTAAATACACAGCTTACTCATCTGATTTATGTAGAAGATATGCATGAAAGAAAAAAGAAAATGGCTGATTTGTCAGATGGTTTTATTGCACTGCCGGGAGGAATCGGAACCTTTGAAGAACTTTTTGAAATACTATCCTGGGCACAGCTTGGAATTCATAAAAAGCCCATCGGGCTCCTTAATATAAAAGGCTTTTACGACCCTGTTATTTCTCTGCTTCATAACACCATAAAAGAAGGGTTTATGAAGGAATCCAATCTAAAACTTTTGCTTGTATCCTCCAATCCGGCAGAACTTGTGAATATGATGAAAGAATATGTTCCGCCTGTTATGGAACAAAAATGGAATGAATTAAAAATATAA
- a CDS encoding LysR family transcriptional regulator — protein sequence MYVNLDLYKIFYITAKSGSISKAAKELFTSQPAISQSIKQLEEKLGGQLFYRTPKGVSLTVEGEYLFRHVEPGYGLMETAERKFMELKQMSTGQLRISVCSAICKYDLLESIGQYNQRYPNIQVHIKDESSKVIARQLDLGEIDIGVLNLNGIDENKFDVIKIFQMQDCFVAGERYKSLSETDLTLQILAEEYPIIMLQKGGNTRAFLDQYFKTHGIDLVPQIELSNMDLIVEFAIKGLGIACVIKDYVQRELHRGLLYELMVKERIPPRSLGMVTKKGIPLSTAAQKYVDMQV from the coding sequence ATGTATGTTAATTTAGATCTTTATAAGATTTTTTATATTACTGCAAAATCAGGAAGTATATCAAAAGCAGCTAAGGAACTGTTTACCTCCCAGCCTGCCATCAGCCAGTCAATCAAACAATTAGAAGAAAAGCTTGGCGGGCAGTTGTTTTACAGAACCCCGAAAGGTGTATCACTAACCGTAGAAGGGGAATATTTATTCCGTCACGTAGAACCAGGATATGGCTTGATGGAGACCGCAGAACGCAAATTTATGGAACTAAAGCAGATGAGCACCGGACAGCTAAGAATCTCCGTATGCAGTGCAATATGTAAATATGATTTATTGGAGTCTATAGGACAATATAACCAACGTTATCCGAATATTCAGGTTCATATAAAGGATGAATCAAGTAAGGTAATAGCAAGACAATTGGACTTAGGTGAAATTGATATAGGCGTATTGAATTTGAATGGAATAGATGAGAATAAATTTGATGTAATAAAGATATTTCAAATGCAGGATTGCTTTGTTGCAGGAGAAAGATATAAAAGTTTGAGTGAAACAGATCTGACTCTTCAAATACTTGCAGAAGAATACCCAATTATCATGCTTCAAAAGGGTGGCAATACAAGAGCCTTTCTTGACCAGTATTTTAAAACCCATGGCATTGATTTAGTACCGCAAATAGAGTTGAGTAATATGGATTTAATAGTTGAATTTGCCATAAAGGGATTAGGTATTGCCTGTGTTATAAAAGATTATGTTCAAAGAGAATTGCATAGAGGGCTATTATACGAGTTAATGGTTAAAGAGCGAATACCACCAAGAAGTCTAGGAATGGTCACAAAGAAGGGGATACCGCTTTCTACAGCAGCCCAGAAATATGTAGATATGCAAGTGTAA